Proteins found in one Drosophila innubila isolate TH190305 chromosome X, UK_Dinn_1.0, whole genome shotgun sequence genomic segment:
- the LOC117790613 gene encoding arginine/serine-rich coiled-coil protein 2 isoform X2, producing MGQERVDASFEAHGRGRQRDSERNRDKDRDKDHSKSDRHHRTKESNKDSDYKRERDREREDRRHGNGSGSGSGRDRDRDRDRTASRHHHNKETRYSDSSRSHNSSTTSSTYKSQSQQHSQRRSYDERSRRRRDSRSRSRSRSRSRTPVGTPPKRRRQSPTRTSRKYRGRGSRDSSSRSRSPTDRSNSNANANANRPNDVESQSRGMSSTGLLLGKSGAPSLSTAAAVSAVAAPTTAGSLSVGGGAGAGLLPTPNYAPKIPSLMSLELSTPPTVETQPAALQLPKYYNPGIINANRYAEQQQKRKLLWGSKKSEDSANKWGNAHFSQDSDGKVASKFMRLMGIKNTNNNNNNNDNSSINSSSSNNNNSNSNTDNMDESATEPSSSNGSSSVASVPTDVQLRQRMFSNMEQQYEVARAATHTMRGVGLGFGSQPRSY from the exons ATGGGACAAGAACGAGTCGACGCATCTTTT GAGGCACACGGACGTGGCCGACAGCGCGACTCAGAGCGTAACAGGGATAAGGATCGCGACAAGGATCACAGCAAG AGCGATCGCCATCATCGCACCAAAGAGAGCAACAAGGACAGTGATTATAAGCGTGAACGCGATCGTGAGCGTGAGGATCGTCGTCATGGCaatggcagtggcagcggcagtggcagggacagggacagagaCAGGGATAGGACGGCATCACGTCATCATCACAATAAGGAGACACGCTATAGCGATAGCTCGCGCTCACATAACTCATCCACCACATCCTCGACGTACAAATCTCAGTCGCAGCAGCATTCGCAGCGTCGCTCCTATGACGAGCGCAGTCGTCGTCGCCGAGATTCACGTTCCCGCTCTCGTTCGCGTTCTCGCTCACGTACGCCCGTTGGCACGCCCCCGAAACGCAGACGTCAGTCACCGACTCGGACATCACGCAAATATCGTGGACGCGGATCCCGTGACTCTAGCAGTCGTTCCCGATCGCCAACTGATCGgtcaaattcaaatgcaaacgCAAATGCAAACAGGCCAAATGATGTTGAATCGCAGTCCAGAGGCATGTCGTCAACTGGATTGCTGCTCGGCAAATCAGGAGCGCCATCGCTGTCGACTGCAGCAGCTGtttcagctgttgctgctcccaCTACCGCTGGGAGTTTATCTGTTGGcggaggagcaggagctggTTTGTTGCCCACACCCAACTATGCACCCAAGATACCATCGTTAATGTCCTTAGAGTTGAGCACGCCGCCAACTGTTGAGACGCAACCGGCAGCTCTACAGCTGCCAAAATACTACAATCCTGGAATTATCAACGCCAATCGATATGcggagcaacagcagaagcGCAAGCTTCTTTGGGGCTCTAAGAAGAGCGAAGACTCGGCCAACAAATGGGGCAATGCTCATTTCTCTCAAGACTCGGATGGCAAAGTGGCATCCAAGTTTATGCGATTGATGGGCATTAAGAATaccaataataacaataataataacgacaacagcagcataaatagcagcagcagcaacaacaacaacagcaacagcaacactgaTAACATGGACGAATCAGCGACAGAGCCAAGTAGcagcaatggcagcagcagtgTCGCATCTGTCCCCACAGATGTCCAGCTTCGTCAACGCATGTTCTCCAACATGGAGCAACAATATGAGGTGGCTCGTGccgccacacacacaatgcGGGGCGTGGGACTTGGATTTGGCTCTCAGCCACGTAGCTattga